From a single Rutidosis leptorrhynchoides isolate AG116_Rl617_1_P2 chromosome 5, CSIRO_AGI_Rlap_v1, whole genome shotgun sequence genomic region:
- the LOC139848624 gene encoding uncharacterized protein, with the protein MGCNMKSVSNWKYLEERFDKKLSAWKANLCPLEAVSLLSNRFWEVLESRRARFFWGETDNNKKIHWVKWDQVLASFDKGGLDIGSLRAFNCSLLCKWVWRFHTSVNSLWAMVLKAIHGYTAGLDGGSVATNGLWSNIVKCFDNAKHSGYLPSNALRVKVGDGRSFSFWKDNWKGDGTLKDKYGRLFRLDSNADCSISDRLQDGCWSWAWI; encoded by the exons ATGGGATGCAACATGAAGTCGGTGTCTAATTGGAAATATTTAGAGGAACGGTTCGATAAGAAATTGTCTGCTTGGAAGGCTAATCTTTGTCCGTTGGAGGCCGTCTCACTCTTATCAAATCGGTTTTGGGAAGT CTTGGAGAGTCGTAGGGCAAGGTTTTTTTGGGGCGAGACAGATAATAATAAGAAGATACATTGGGTTAAGTGGGATCAAGTGTTAGCCTCTTTTGACAAAGGCGGGCTTGATATTGGGAGTTTGCGTGCTTTTAATTGCAGCCTCCTATGTAAGTGGGTCTGGAGATTTCACACCTCGGTTAACAGCTTATGGGCCATGGTCTTGAAAGCTATTCATGGCTATACAGCTGGTCTAGATGGGGGTTCTGTTGCAACTAATGGTTTATGGTCGAATATAGTTAAATGTTTTGACAATGCCAAACATTCGGGTTACCTGCCTTCTAATGCTTTACGTGTGAAAGTGGGTGATGGCCGTTCGTTTAGTTTTTGGAAGGATAATTGGAAGGGAGATGGCACTCTAAAAGATAAATACGGAAGATTGTTTCGTCTAGATTCTAATGCAGACTGCTCGATTTCTGATAGATTGCAAGATGGTTGCTGGTCATGGGCTTGGATTTGA